DNA from Apostichopus japonicus isolate 1M-3 chromosome 15, ASM3797524v1, whole genome shotgun sequence:
ttttagCTCTTGCATGggtttggtaaaaaaaatgttcaaatgacTGATCACGATCAATGAAAAGGGTTTCGGGTATTAGTTTGTTTTGTGTCGAATggtaattgtttttatttaacatatttcgatattataatatgtatgtatatatatatatatatatatatatatgggtgtgtgtgtgtatatatatatatatttatatatatatatatatgtatctatatatatatatatgtgtgtgtgtgtatatatatatatatatttatatatatatatatatatatacatatatatatatatatatatttatatatatatatatacatatatatatatatatatttataaagtacAGGAGACCTGTACTTTACGTGCTCCTCAAATCCTCACAATTTTGGCATCTTTGttaataacaattttgttttgctttcttctGTAACTACCGCAAAAAGTGACGCTTCTGTtatctacaacaacaacaaattatgttgttaacaaatgtgtgtgtgtgtgtgaaagaTTTGTAGGAAATAAATGCTCATGTCTGTCCATTTTTAGTCAGTAGTACACTTAATTTTATGTCTGTTTGTGTTAATATGGCGCTCGAAGACCGATGTTTATTGATAACCATTATCCTTGAAGAATGAAGTATACACAACTGTCACCATAAAATGAGAATTACGGTGCGTGCACGATAAGTGTTATTCATCCACATCTCAACTCCAATATTCTGAGTTGTGGAGGGTAGACTGTAGGGGCTGGAGTGCATACGAGGAGGGGGCAGTGGGGTTTGAACGGGTGGTAACAGTAGCCTTTATGTATTCTCCTGTTGGTTGCACTTCCTTGGTTCAAAGGATCGATGATCATAGATTGTAACAAcagtttttttaattcttctatttttctctctttctttgttttctttttttaaaggattggttGATAAAATATGGGTACCTCACTGATTCTTCAGATGTGACGTTATTTGAACATACAATGGCtattatgaatatgcaacattttcataaattacCAGTCACTGGGGTCATAGATAGAGAGGAATTCAACATTATGCAAAGGACAAGGTGTGGATGTCCCGATATGATGGCAGATGATGAGATGCAAGCCCTAGGAGATAACGCTACGTCTGTCGGACAGCTAGAAAGATTCAGAAGATATGTAGTTAACAGAGATCGTGACGTTTGGCCGAGTAATGACCTAACCTATCGGTAGGCACATACCATTATGTTCACGGGGGGAGAAAAAAGCACTGTGGGTGTGGGAAGTGTCATCCCtctctcccctcaccccccccccccctaaccaccaccccccccccccatgtaaaATCTGAAGTCGTTCTCATACTTCTCAAGTAGGAGGATCTTAAAGATACAAACATGTAACATAAGTTACGCAAAACTTAAGCTAAAGGTATATAGGCATTAGTGTAATCGATCTAGAAGTTGGTTATCCACAGTTTTGTTTACCAGTATGAATATCTCGATTTACTTTGCAATTAGTGTTTTTACAATGTATACTTTTAATGACGTCAAATGTTGATAATATCACATTGCTTTTATATCTGATATTAAGGTTGAAATGTTCAATCTAAATACAAGATCATTATCTATCTTCATCATATAGATTTAACGATTTTACATCGGACCTCCCGAGTACAGTACAAGAGGAAGAAATGCGCAAGGCAGCGAGTAAATGGAGCGCGGCGTCGCGTCTATCCATTACTAGAAGTTCCACGTCAACTTCTGATATTCAGGTAGCATTCCGTAGGTTAGATCACGGCGATAACTATCCCTTCGATGGACCATTTGATGTCCTGGCACATGCATTCTCGCCTGGAACTGGTTTAGGGGGCGATATTCATTTTGACGATGATGAACAATTCACGGTTAACTCAGCTACTGGTTAGTTCTACTTTTTCCAATATCTTCATGTCACCAAATGTGTTATAGAAATATATACCGAAACTGAAATACAGAATACATTAATTTTACACTCTCTCCACCTTCAGAGCACTTTTTTACCTTTTAGAGATAATTTATTCAAGCAACCAACAGCTTCGaaggaactatatatataaaaaacagcTGTATATTTATtctaattgttattattattattattattattattattattattattgaattaAACCAGATATTAGTTGCCACAGGTTGAACATTACCTTTATACATTCTTTACTCAAGTCCTACAAAGCTAGTAGGTCCTGCTTGACATTTTAATCTTGTTACCATTTATTGTTTTATCTCTGACGTTTTGTGAGTGCAAGTATATACGGGTATGCGAAGATGCTACGTTGCGGGGATTGCGAAGATGCTGCTTTGCGgtggtggggtggaggggggggggtgttagcATTGGTGGAGGTCCTGGGATTCTGGTGAAGTTTATAAAGTTTACAAGATTACTTTAATTGTGTTCCTTCCTGTTACAGGAGCTGATTTCACGTTCATTGCTTTACATGAAATGGGACACAGTTTAGGATTGGAACATTCTAACAATCCAGATGCTGTCATGAGTATGTTCTTTACTAACAATCCTTCGGATATACAGCTACACAACGATGACATAGCAGGAATACAGTCACTCTACGGTAAGGGAGACAAAAGCTTAGCCTGAAGGTGCtgaaaataaaacatcaaatatatatatatatatatatatatatatatatatatatatatatatatatataaatatatatatatatatatatatatatatatatatatatatatatatatatatatcatgagtatatgtatatatatacatatatttatatatacatatatatatatatatatatatatatatatatacatacatatatatatatatatatatatatatcatgagtatatgtatatatatacatatatttatatatacatatatatatatatatatatacatatatatatatatatatatatatatatatttgatgttatatttttatattatactatatatatatataagcagaAGATGTATAGGGCTATTCTGTATACATCCCCTACATACGTACATACGTGGGAAAACCTTTCCCTGGCCCCTACATCCCATTTTGTTTCTGTCGATTGCTTTTTCCCAATAATCGCactgtttgaagaaaaaaaaagccttACGGCTATAGATCCGGGTTTTTTGTTCTTAATCGTATAAACGAAGTGTTAGAAATATTATTATAGTTGaatgataatgaaaaaaaaattaaacaatatttcGCTGAAAACAAGTAGGTATTGTCTGATATATACGTgttatattgttgttgttttttatggGGGAGGGCGGCCTTATTCTTTAGAGTGCGCTAGGGAAAGGACAGTCAACTTCCTTCTAATTCAGGTTATGACAGCAGCGAATACTGTATTTTGGAATAATATTTTGGAAATTGTTTGCTTCTGAGGATTTTAGCTTCAGCAGTCACGTGAATATTCCGGTACAATACTGCTGACCTTTGACGTCCAAAACTTCCCAATTTTCATCCGGCTTTTCGAGCGAATAGCAAAGTAAAAAAGATGTGTTTCAGCGAATCGGTTGTCACACGATCTAATCATTTGGTTACTTGCCATGGGCAAGTAGACTTTTTGAATAGGGTCTAGGGTCTAGAGTTCTATTATTGGACGCCATATGTGCGAAACGTCGCATACATTCTGCTGTGTAATATCTGACATTTTGTATTCCCTTTTGACTTTTTAAGTTCTATTTTCATGTTACCTAGGTCGCCCGGAAGGCGTTGAAGCGGTTATTGAAATAGAAGTTGCAACAGTTCCAGTTACGTGCACTAAGGTCTATGACGCAATCGCCGACGTCGGCGccagtttcttttttttccgtGTAAGTTTCGGTTTCTTGGTCTATTTGCATCAGCTACCTAGACCACGACCAATATCAATACTAATACTAACAATACAAATACTACTATTACTTTTaaagtactactactactcatactgttactactactacttctactattACCATCATTACTACTACTTTTTccactactattactactatttatactagtactactactactactactactactactactactactactactactactactattactactactgctgctactactactactactactactactactacagctGTTGCGACAACTATACTACCTCTACTActgatactactactacttctactagtagtactactactagtagtactactactagtactactactagtagtactactagtagtactactaaCAATGAAACTATTACTATTAATACTGCTACTACATAATGTTATTATACTATTACCACCATACTGTTACTATTAccattactactactagtactactatgttactactactactactactgctactacttctactactactactactactggtactactggtactactactactactactgctagtattactactagtactactactactaatactactactactactactggaaACTCCACTGCGATCACTGTCCCCTGATTCACCCAACAGTACTAATGTATCGCCTTTTACTCATAGGAAGGGAGTCTTATCCAAGCTACCAATTCGTTTACTCCTATAAACCAGCCAATAAGTCTTGGGTTCATCTTTCCGGGTGGACCGTCCAGGGTGGATGCAGCATATGTGTCAGATACATATTGGGTCACAATTTTTCAAGGTAACCTCTTTTGTCATATTAAGTTACATTTTAAGGTTCGTGTCATCTAATTATCCTGAGACCACGGTTCTAGTTTACATTAACTTTGTCATATCTCAAGGACTTATCCAAGGACCTTGTCATTTATAAATTCATCGTATCAACAAGCAAACCATGAccttataatatatatgtatgtatatatatatatatatatatatatatatatatatatatatatatatatatatatatatacatatatatatacatatatataaaaaaaaaaaaaaaaaaaaatatatatatatatatatatttatatatatatatatatatatatatatatatatatatttatatatatatatatatatatatatatatatatatatatatatatatatatatatatatatatttttttttttttttttttttttttttttttttttttcattcagaCATAAATGGCAAGCAAAAGAAGAAACCACTTCAAATTTATCTATGTTCGAACTTTTCTAATTTATATTTTAGGATCAACCTACTGGAGGTACAATTTCCAGACATTTGCCTTAGATCCCTCCACCCCGTCATCTATTTCTGACTTTGGAGTCCCCGTCCTGTCGATCGACGCTGTACTTTACAAGAATAACGAGGTTTATCTGTTTAAGGATTCATTCTTTTGGCGATATTCTACAATCACAAGAACGTCACAAGGTCCTAAACATATCCAATCCGAATGGGGTGCAGTCACTACAGATGCGTTAACACCTTTGACCTCTGTATTTTACCAACAAACACAcggtaaatattaatattaatagttttGCTTGGATCTCCGTTGAAAGCTTTAAAGTAAAATGCAGTGCAAGGACCGTTgtataaattgtataaattaGCCCTACTTTGCATAAACGAATCGGGACTGAAGCTATAGGTTAACTGTTGGTGAGGGTGATGAACGGTTTaaccccactcccacccccccccaataaaaaagtttgtCTGCACATGCTAagaataaaattatatattacacaaattaaatttaaattgcgGAAattatagcaccattttgcatctattaCCCCCGTACCAGTAACCAAACATTTCCAAAAAGGGAGGCGACACCCCTACGCATAGACCCGTTCCCTGACAGACTTCATTagagtatcccccccccccacacacacacacacgctcacgcacactcacacacatgtttgttttacattcagaccgaggaccccattgtattttccattgttcaaatccatgtaccctaaccttaacaataccccatacacagtggcggagcgtccatacagtcagggggcggatgcccccccccccccctgacggactcgtttatcttcgtttatctgcaaattagcatgGCCAGGAAagggccatttccggcgatctaggaagtatctttactccaaaaaattctgtacgctccgcgccaacctgtgctggcgctccgcttagatagtgtcgaaagcgcccctgcagaccattctcgcccccgttaaccaatacccctagctcctcCACTGCCCacacaatagaattcttccgaggacggaATGACAGGTCATTAGCATTGCTGGAAAGACAAATAATGGTCCCTAATGCTACACCTGCAATATGTCATCCTCGAATTATGTCTTAATCACTAAGACATCTCATCGTCTAATGTGCCTCTCTTCAATTAACCTTAATGAGGTATTTGGGAGATTCAGGTTAAATAATCCAAGAAAGAATGTCTTGCATCCTAAAAACCGTGACCAATACTCAATTGTATTTAAGATTACACATTAGTCTTGAACGTGACTCATCAAGTTGTCACCTCCTGATAGCATATTGTATCGCCTCCCCTTctccgcccaccccccccccccccttccccacctacCGGAAGGCAATACTACCACATATCctaaatatataacagtatTGCTCGGTAAAAACAGCTAAAAATTCGtcaacattatttcaaaagttgcaaaatatatactTGAGCGTGTTTCTCTATAACGACTTTGCAACGtacagttttgttttcatttacagATCTACTATTCTTCGTTAGTGGGACGACTTACTGGACCTATAATTCCAATAGAGTATTCCAAAAAACTGGAGATCTGAACCTTGATCACACAAATGAACTTTGTGTATGGTGTCAACACCCGCAAGATCCTGGAGCAGCTCACAACATTGTACCGAAGCTTTTAATCACCATTATTGGTGCAATATTTGCCAACTTGATAAGTTCATAGTGTACGGTGGCTATTCTACATTTTGAAAGGTGACACAAGTTTTAAGGGAATTCAGATGGAAGAGGTgattgataaaaacaaaacaaaaatatgctgAAAATACTCCTCCGCACCTTCTTTAATCATCGACGACATAACTTTCTATTGTTTTGTTAACAGTATATACATTAAATGTTCTAACAAGAGActatcacattgtatattttcatatatcgAAGTGTATGCcgaaattatttaaatattcagTTAATTTCtgtatcataattttttttgcgATCCTTTTACCTGTGACAATTGTCATGTTACTTATACACAAACCTACGTTATAGTAAAGAGATATAACTTTGGTTAACAAAAACAGTAAGACTGCTATGAGTGGCTGGATTATTAGGTCAAACACAAACAAGCGGAGATCGTTTGGTCAGTTCCTTAGAGGCAACAAAATGAAAAGTCCCTGCGgatatttgtaaaatataattagtaaaagtaaaaaggtctgacgtttcgatcctagccgGATCTTTTTTATCAGAGGCTAACTGAAACGAAAAAAAACTAAGAACATATTTAAAGAGACACAAATGGACGGATAGTCAAATTACAACATAACATATTTAACAGTAATTCCTACTTAGgatatgtatatagttttagGAATTATCATTCAAGAAAACgataaaaaaaagatatatgtatatatatatatatatatatatatataaaatatagttatatatatatatatatataaatagtgttataaatatatatatatatatatatatataactgtatttttgtactcaattgtaattttgtattttattgttaACTGTTTGTATTGTACTATTATTTTTCCTTCGTTTTTTAATCCTTCTTTTGATTGGAGCTTGAATATAGTTGTCCGAGTTCCAaagtaattttttattattggttgaaatataaatatacatataccatAAATAATATTGTGACCATTTATTTAAGTCTATAATCTTCTGTCTGAATCGGCCATGAATGATGGTTAAGTAAGATGACTGCACTAATTCAATAGTGACAAAGGGAGTTTTTTGGAAAACCTCAAAAGAGGTTCCAGCCTTTCCATCAATTACAaatgtttcctttcttaatGAAACGTACCCTTGGCATTTTTTTCTAATAAGCAAGTGTCCTTTTACTAGAAGTATTCAAGAAAAGACGTGAtaaatgaggaaaagaaaaagataattATAAAGTAAGGTTGTCTTGAACCCCCAAAAACCCACACCATTTAATACTGCTATTTTGGGTGAGTTTGTGGTTTTCTCCATACATCAAAAACATGTGAAATTGTCCCATTAAATTCCTCCTACCTACCCcccacaacccctccccctcctcctcctcctcggaCAAATGTCTACCACAATTTCCAATATTGTGCATGCTTTTAAACAGAAGGACACTCAACGTTGTTAATCactatctttatttatttgttttttaattttgcaacaacagaatattttcaattacagTTTCCTTCATTTCTCACAAAAGAATATTTAAGGGAAATTTTTTAATTACCTTTCATTAACAAAGAGAAGCAATTCTAACCCATGAAAAGGGGCATTCGGtttcttgtttttcaacaaACTTCGGGCACGTGCACCGGTCCGCGGTTCCGCCatacccgcccccccccctccccaccctcttcTCCCACCCCCTGCATGACACGTTAACGGCTCTGAATCCTTGTTCCCTACTTGACGGTAACCATGTGACCGTTACATCAATTGAAGTTCCACGAGTCCGTATCAAGAGCGACTATATATTCTGTACTACGTATGATCTTGATTCAAGACGGTAAAGCGACCTCCATCATATATTGTATTGGAATTGGtgttgttgtattgtattggtattgtttggaaatttaaagtttgagaaaatgaatgttATCTCGTTCAGCGAATTGGACCCCAGATGTGGAGCTTTGACAACTTATCATGCTCAAGAAAGAATGATTTTTCATTGAACTAATTTGTGATAAGAAAGGAAAGAATTAAACAAACATTCCACTGGAGCTTTGCTCCTTCACAAAGGAAGTTTTCTCTTTGCAATCTAAAGCAATTTAATGTCTTGAATGAATCAAAGGTGACAGCCAAAACGTATACGCCTATTGTTCATTAGCTCTGTCTAGAATCCAACATCCTCTGCTTCTATGAACTTAGTTACGGAGAGACGCATTGCTTTCTGCTTTCACTGCGTGCAACGGGTAAGCattttcttatgttttaatcCAAGccaattttaaatgtttcaatgTCCGATAGCTCAGTGGGCTTAGTAGCGGACTAAGAAGTTGACACACAGAGTTCGAAATACGCTAAACATTGAGGAATATaacaatcaaatatttgaattcCTTTCTGTCTTCCAGTCAAGTCTTTAAATATTAGTTCAGAAGTTAGTTTTCCAGTTGACTCCTTGGGTAGCGCTAAAGTCTAAGAGGAAGACATTGCACTAAGTTAATGGTGTTAACCGTGGCTAGGGCTCGAGACAGGTCGGTTGCTGTTGAAGCAAGCAATTTAGCTACAGGAAAATCCCTTTAAACATAGCCTCAATAGAGATACCCAGTGTTAGCGGCCTCAGAGGGATGCTGTTCACGTTTCCGTTTGTCActtgggggagagggggggggtcttCTCATATTTTAAATGTGAAATGCTACACACACTGATACTATATATGGAAATAATGCATAATAGGATTGTCTCACAACGAGGGAGAAGGCGTTTCTTCTCACTGAGCCTCAATTCGGATAATATAGGAACAGGCAGGCCTATAGCCAGAGATCGATTTTGGGAAGCAGGAGGGAGacgggagggggtggggctggGCCATTTATGATGCCCATCCTATAGTGCCAACGCCCCTGGGCACagatatatatactgttgacGCCATGCCTGTTATGCTAATTTACTGAAATTCGTACATGCGCTGTCCGTACAATGTTGGCTGCGTTGAAAGAGGCTGTCCACTTTCTATATATTACGTCACGCTGGAcatggttacgttacattgttACGTTACATTGGGAATGCCGCAAAAGGAAAAGATAAGTCTCTATGCTCtaatacaaataatgaaaacgCACACTGAGTAGAAATGTGTGTTCTTTTGATAATGAGTGTATTTCAAAATTCTTTTTGTcataaaaaaagggaaaaaaatccaATAATTATCTACAGTCTTCGGATGtcattttgttctcatttaCAGAATATTGAATCCCCAGAATAAACTGATGAATAAGCTTCATCTCAGAAAATTTGTCTTATTTTACCATGTCCTTGCAAATTTTTCAAAGTCGGGCGGAAAGCAAGTTCCTCAAATTTCAGTCTCAGTGAATATTTAAAAACGTGTTGTTGCACCTCCGTATACTTTCGAAAGAATTCAGTGTCATGTTTTGTgctaacattaaaataaagaaaagtaatgttatgtataaaattatcaaatttggaagaaaaagCTGCTCAGTTCCTACAAATTCCGTTTCGAAATTTTAAATTGGTTTCAAAGagcacgaaaaacaaaaaacataaaatgaaagGGGTGTATACGATCTTGTTCTATTTAAGAGATGGGACAAATTGCTTTCGTCCTGGAATATACgaaccgatatatatatatatatatatatatatatatatatatatatatatatatatatatatatatatatgtatatatatatatatatatatatatatatatatatatatatttatatatatatatatatatgtatatgtatatgtatatatatatatatatatatatcatatttactgGTGTGTAATCAAAAAGAGCGCCATCTGTATTCCGCAACATTTGAGATGAAAGCTCAAAGCGTCGTGATTTTAGCCAAcatttaaaacacaaaatgaagaTGCAGACTTCAAATATAatcaaaatttctcaaatgcTTCCGTTGAATCGAACACGTGACTTACTAACTTAACGGTTATGCAGTATTGTACCGAAATATGCTACAAATTCAAATAGTGgtaatttaaaatgtttaaatttcagTGATTATAGGCATAGCAAATAATcaactgtgttttttttttctcatatacTACATAATTCGtcgaatatttttctttttctcaaaatgtttgtACAACGTCGAAATTTTCCACCTGCTTAATCAAAATTTTGCTGACACGCCCGGAAATTTCAAGAGTTTTAAATGAATCTTTCGTTACTCTTAGTTGCCTTCACTACCGCATACCTAACTTCTTATTATACCATTTCATCTTACTCAGAAACGTCCCAATCCTAAATTTAGAGAAAGAGTGatattttgattaaaaaaaatcacactttggaGATAAACAAATCgtaatttctaaaagtaaaaaaatgtaGACATTCGGAGATAAATagtacaattatcaatatcaaataaTCCTCGTTTCCAGCTAAAGTCGAACGTTTGAGAAACGagaccaaattttgaaataaactaGTCGAACTTTTaagaaagaacagaaaagaaatgCCGACCTCTAAATTGAAATAATTTcgaaaaagttaacattttgagatgaagtaatgatttttAATGTTGAGATAAAATAGTAGAAATCTCGGTATTGCAGGTTATAATTTCgagaaaagtttaaatttcgttaaaaaaaacaaaattaagaaaagatgTTGAAATTTTTGGGTACCACCCTAGGATTTTTCAAAAGTGAAGTTCTCTCCCAAAATGGCTACCGCTTTTCTGCCCCCTCAAGTTTTGATAGCTTACTTTAGATTATTTTAAGTTACGCAAAACCTCAAAATATTGCTacccgtaaaaaaaaaatattttggtatattaaattattaattgcaCATAAGATCAGTAGGCCTAAGTAAATTAAAATGTTCGAGATCTGTAAAACAATATATCTTTTAACTTTTACGAAGGGCAAAATAAGCCTCATCGAAGACAAGCAAAATCCAACTATAAGACCCATACTCACCTGCGTGCTCTTCATCTTGttaaatatgtaaagaaaatgttatctaataaatcaaaaatatattacatacacaAGATATCTATTTTTGGCAATTTC
Protein-coding regions in this window:
- the LOC139980936 gene encoding neutrophil collagenase-like yields the protein MECFRYFLIYILTIYAFSADAAPSNRHVSSEEMNNHAKDWLIKYGYLTDSSDVTLFEHTMAIMNMQHFHKLPVTGVIDREEFNIMQRTRCGCPDMMADDEMQALGDNATSVGQLERFRRYVVNRDRDVWPSNDLTYRFNDFTSDLPSTVQEEEMRKAASKWSAASRLSITRSSTSTSDIQVAFRRLDHGDNYPFDGPFDVLAHAFSPGTGLGGDIHFDDDEQFTVNSATGADFTFIALHEMGHSLGLEHSNNPDAVMSMFFTNNPSDIQLHNDDIAGIQSLYGRPEGVEAVIEIEVATVPVTCTKVYDAIADVGASFFFFREGSLIQATNSFTPINQPISLGFIFPGGPSRVDAAYVSDTYWVTIFQGSTYWRYNFQTFALDPSTPSSISDFGVPVLSIDAVLYKNNEVYLFKDSFFWRYSTITRTSQGPKHIQSEWGAVTTDALTPLTSVFYQQTHDLLFFVSGTTYWTYNSNRVFQKTGDLNLDHTNELCVWCQHPQDPGAAHNIVPKLLITIIGAIFANLISS